The following are from one region of the Hymenobacter radiodurans genome:
- a CDS encoding type IA DNA topoisomerase, with amino-acid sequence MKVCIAEKPSVAREIANVLGANRRMDGYYEGNGYQVTWTFGHFCQLREPEDYRPEWKRWSIHDLPMMPDSFGIKLMRRDDGVVRQFNVIKNLLASAEEVINCGDAGQEGEVIQRWVLTEAKYRKPFKRLWISSLTEEAIRQGFANLREGSEFDRLYQAGKSRAVGDWLLGLNATRLFTLKYAAGQKQVLSIGRVQTPTLALLVDRYHEIQNFKPEPYWVLRTEYRGTMFSHVAPLKKGKGDDDEPDEKARLKARGYFVSQEEADAALAAVRGAIFTVTNVEIKKALETPPSLFDLTSLQVQCNNQLGLSAEDTLKTVQSLYEKKVVSYPRVDTTFLPDDQYPKIAGIMRGLGGYSGLTAPLLQGKIRKPTKVFNNNKVTDHHAIIPTGASAGGLGGSESSVYDIIVRRFLAAFYPDCEVSNTIVTGEAAAHPFRVRGRQILNPGWRVVYGDPEKQQAPSAPKAAGEGDDDVVSTVLPSFTQGENGPHKPRLDQKVTQPPREYSEAMLLRGMETAGRNVDDEELRQAMKENGIGRPSTRAAIIETLFKRGYIRRDKKKILPTPTGVELIGLIRNPTLKSAELTGQWEQKLRQIEAGNLDSDQFLGELKTLVREMVLEVKADGSGRGISVSGPGNTATGGQKVTAPAGKTPPTTASPAVPGSLGTCPACGQGHVMRGKTAFGCSRWREGCAMRLPGQFEGKNLTDKQVSALLTKGRTPVIKSFIDDVGQKFDAAVRLTPQHTLELVRAAESKPATTEAPQQIPCPVCRLGTMLRGKAAYGCSRFREDCQFRVPLELCGRMLTEAQIAQLLRRGKTGVIRGFTSQRTGQKFEAALQLAGDKVEFVFEKK; translated from the coding sequence TTGAAAGTCTGCATTGCCGAAAAGCCCAGCGTAGCCCGCGAAATAGCCAACGTACTAGGTGCCAACCGGCGCATGGATGGCTATTATGAGGGCAACGGCTACCAGGTCACCTGGACGTTTGGGCACTTTTGCCAGCTGCGCGAGCCCGAGGATTACCGCCCCGAGTGGAAGCGCTGGAGCATCCACGATTTGCCCATGATGCCCGACTCCTTCGGCATCAAGCTCATGCGCCGCGACGACGGCGTGGTGCGCCAGTTCAACGTGATTAAAAACTTGCTCGCCAGCGCCGAGGAAGTCATCAACTGCGGCGACGCGGGGCAGGAGGGGGAAGTGATTCAGCGCTGGGTGCTCACCGAGGCTAAATACCGCAAGCCCTTCAAGCGCCTCTGGATTTCGTCACTGACAGAAGAAGCTATCCGCCAAGGCTTTGCCAACTTGCGCGAAGGCTCCGAGTTCGACCGTTTGTACCAGGCTGGCAAGAGCCGCGCCGTGGGCGACTGGCTGCTGGGTTTGAACGCCACGCGCCTGTTTACGCTCAAATACGCCGCCGGACAGAAGCAAGTGCTCAGCATTGGCCGGGTGCAAACGCCCACGCTGGCCCTGCTCGTCGACCGTTACCACGAAATTCAGAACTTCAAGCCCGAGCCGTACTGGGTGTTACGCACGGAGTATCGGGGCACCATGTTTAGCCACGTCGCGCCGCTCAAAAAAGGCAAAGGCGACGACGATGAGCCGGATGAGAAAGCTCGCCTGAAAGCGCGCGGCTACTTCGTGAGTCAGGAAGAGGCCGATGCGGCCTTGGCGGCGGTGCGGGGGGCAATTTTCACCGTCACCAACGTTGAAATCAAGAAGGCTCTCGAAACGCCGCCTTCCCTCTTCGACCTGACATCGTTGCAGGTGCAGTGCAATAACCAGTTGGGGCTCTCGGCTGAGGATACGCTCAAAACCGTGCAGAGTCTCTACGAGAAGAAAGTAGTCAGCTATCCGCGCGTTGATACCACGTTTCTGCCTGATGATCAGTACCCTAAAATTGCCGGCATCATGCGTGGGTTGGGGGGCTATTCTGGCCTGACTGCGCCCTTGCTGCAAGGAAAAATTCGGAAGCCGACGAAGGTTTTTAACAACAATAAAGTCACCGACCACCACGCCATCATCCCGACGGGCGCGAGTGCCGGCGGCCTGGGCGGCTCCGAAAGCAGCGTGTACGATATCATCGTGCGCCGCTTTCTGGCTGCCTTTTATCCCGATTGCGAAGTCAGTAACACGATTGTGACTGGTGAAGCCGCTGCGCATCCGTTCCGCGTGCGGGGCCGACAGATTCTCAATCCCGGCTGGCGCGTGGTGTACGGCGACCCGGAGAAACAGCAAGCTCCCTCGGCGCCCAAGGCTGCTGGTGAAGGCGACGACGATGTGGTGAGCACCGTGCTGCCGTCGTTTACCCAAGGCGAAAATGGCCCCCACAAGCCCCGCCTCGACCAAAAAGTAACTCAGCCGCCCCGCGAATACTCCGAGGCGATGCTACTGCGCGGCATGGAAACCGCCGGCCGCAACGTGGACGACGAAGAATTGCGGCAGGCCATGAAGGAAAACGGCATCGGGCGCCCCAGCACCCGCGCCGCCATCATTGAAACGCTATTCAAGCGTGGCTACATCCGCCGCGATAAAAAGAAGATTCTGCCCACGCCCACCGGCGTTGAGCTGATTGGTCTCATTCGCAACCCCACCCTGAAATCGGCGGAGCTGACCGGCCAGTGGGAGCAGAAGCTGCGCCAGATTGAAGCCGGCAACCTTGACTCTGACCAGTTTTTGGGTGAACTGAAAACACTGGTGCGCGAGATGGTGCTGGAGGTGAAAGCTGATGGCTCGGGGCGTGGTATCAGCGTTAGTGGGCCGGGAAATACAGCCACTGGGGGGCAAAAAGTTACTGCACCAGCGGGCAAAACGCCCCCCACAACCGCCTCGCCAGCCGTGCCGGGAAGCTTAGGCACTTGCCCGGCTTGCGGACAAGGTCATGTAATGCGGGGCAAAACGGCTTTCGGTTGCTCGCGCTGGCGGGAAGGATGCGCCATGCGCCTGCCCGGTCAATTCGAAGGTAAAAACCTGACGGATAAGCAAGTATCAGCTTTGCTCACGAAAGGCCGCACACCCGTCATCAAAAGCTTTATCGACGACGTGGGCCAGAAGTTCGATGCGGCCGTGCGCCTGACGCCCCAGCATACGCTGGAGCTGGTGCGCGCCGCCGAAAGCAAGCCCGCTACCACCGAAGCCCCGCAGCAAATTCCGTGTCCGGTGTGCCGCTTAGGTACGATGTTGCG